Proteins encoded in a region of the Ursus arctos isolate Adak ecotype North America unplaced genomic scaffold, UrsArc2.0 scaffold_2, whole genome shotgun sequence genome:
- the YWHAG gene encoding 14-3-3 protein gamma — protein sequence MVDREQLVQKARLAEQAERYDDMAAAMKNVTELNEPLSNEERNLLSVAYKNVVGARRSSWRVISSIEQKTSADGNEKKIEMVRAYREKIEKELEAVCQDVLSLLDNYLIKNCSETQYESKVFYLKMKGDYYRYLAEVATGEKRATVVESSEKAYSEAHEISKEHMQPTHPIRLGLALNYSVFYYEIQNAPEQACHLAKTAFDDAIAELDTLNEDSYKDSTLIMQLLRDNLTLWTSDQQDDDGGEGNN from the exons ATGGTGGACCGCGAGCAACTGGTGCAGAAAGCCCGGCTGGCCGAGCAGGCGGAGCGCTACGACGACATGGCCGCGGCCATGAAGAAC GTGACAGAGCTGAATGAGCCACTGTCCAATGAAGAGAGAAACCTCCTGTCTGTGGCCTACAAGAATGTGGTTGGGGCACGCCGTTCCTCCTGGAGGGTCATTAGTAGCATTGAGCAGAAGACATCTGCAGACGGCAACGAGAAGAAGATTGAGATGGTCCGTGCTTACCGTGAAAAAATTGAGAAGGAGCTGGAAGCGGTATGTCAGGATGTGCTGAGCCTGCTGGATAACTACCTGATCAAGAATTGCAGTGAGACCCAGTACGAGAGCAAAGTGTTTTACCTGAAGATGAAAGGGGACTATTATCGCTACCTGGCTGAAGTCGCCACTGGAGAGAAGCGGGCGACTGTCGTGGAGTCCTCTGAGAAGGCCTATAGCGAAGCCCATGAGATCAGCAAGGAGCATATGCAGCCTACTCACCCCATTAGATTAGGCCTGGCTCTTAACTACTCCGTTTTCTACTACGAGATCCAGAATGCCCCGGAGCAAGCCTGCCACTTGGCCAAGACCGCCTTCGATGACGCCATCGCCGAGCTCGACACTCTGAATGAGGACTCCTACAAGGACTCCACTCTCATCATGCAGCTCCTCCGCGACAACCTAACGCTCTGGACAAGCGATCAGCAAGACGACGACGGCGGCGAAGGCAACAATTAA